From a region of the Mucilaginibacter auburnensis genome:
- a CDS encoding CBS domain-containing protein: MLAAELINYDINPLHTSDSVQRGLERMTEFHVRHLPVVNEEQFLGLVSEADIITEPDTQTAIGAVALSLVNPYVREDQHIYDVIRLFYEQQLTLVPVLDVKMNYLGCISINAMNGWFAKLTSVAEPGGIIVLEISNRNNSLAHMSQIVESDNAQVLSSYVRTFPDSTRIEVTLKVNKQDISGILATFLRYGYEIKATFNHAENRDSSMDRYDALMNYLNL, translated from the coding sequence ATGCTTGCTGCCGAACTAATTAACTACGACATCAATCCGCTTCATACATCTGATTCTGTTCAGCGTGGGTTGGAACGTATGACGGAGTTTCATGTAAGGCATCTGCCTGTAGTTAACGAAGAGCAGTTTTTAGGCTTAGTTAGCGAAGCAGACATTATTACCGAACCGGATACGCAAACTGCTATTGGCGCGGTAGCTTTATCTTTGGTAAACCCATACGTTCGCGAAGATCAGCATATCTATGATGTTATCCGCCTGTTTTATGAACAGCAGTTAACATTAGTGCCGGTACTTGATGTAAAAATGAACTACCTCGGCTGCATCTCTATTAACGCTATGAATGGCTGGTTTGCCAAGCTTACATCTGTTGCCGAGCCCGGTGGTATAATTGTTTTAGAGATAAGCAACAGAAACAATTCGCTTGCGCACATGTCTCAGATAGTAGAATCAGACAACGCGCAGGTGCTTAGTTCATACGTGCGTACTTTTCCTGATTCAACACGGATAGAAGTAACTTTAAAAGTAAATAAACAGGATATTTCCGGCATTTTAGCTACCTTTTTAAGGTACGGTTATGAAATAAAGGCAACATTTAATCATGCCGAGAATCGTGATAGTTCAATGGATCGTTACGATGCATTGATGAATTATCTTAATCTATAA